One segment of Nitrososphaerota archaeon DNA contains the following:
- a CDS encoding GTP-binding protein, whose product MFSKNKRKVAIIGAGGRDFHLFNTLYKNSNEIEVVAFLFTQIPRQTGKNYPYELAGNNYPNGIPIIDLKDLPKLIKENKIDEAILAFSDLTYNDLMKIASWILSLGIDFKIVSHLKTMLSSNKPVISICGVRTGVGKSTVTRYIVKILKEIGLKPIVIRHPMAYGNLLKKKVIKFENIEDVLKNEYLSIEERGEFYSLVKKGAIVYAGVDYEEVLRKAEKDGDIIIWDGGNNDVSFIKSDLYITVADATRPGQEIESFPGEINVRLSDVIIINKIENANKESLENIIKNIKSVNNKAEITLAKMKVIVDNPLMIKGKSVLVIEDGPTVTHGGKKFGAAYLAAKEYKAKEIVDPRPYAIGLIKEVYKEYAHLENVLPAVGYDEQQINDFLSTIEKIPCDLVLYDIITGIGDIISKYKPAIEVEYELIDIDNKLKNIIISKFSK is encoded by the coding sequence ATGTTTTCAAAAAATAAAAGAAAAGTAGCAATAATTGGAGCTGGAGGAAGAGATTTTCATTTATTCAATACTCTTTATAAAAATTCAAATGAAATAGAAGTTGTAGCTTTTTTATTTACTCAAATTCCTAGGCAAACTGGTAAAAATTATCCATATGAATTAGCTGGTAATAATTATCCAAATGGAATACCTATAATAGATTTAAAAGATTTACCAAAATTAATTAAAGAGAATAAAATAGATGAAGCTATATTAGCTTTTAGTGATCTTACTTATAATGATTTAATGAAAATTGCAAGTTGGATTTTAAGTTTAGGAATAGATTTTAAAATTGTTTCTCATTTAAAAACAATGCTTTCTTCAAATAAACCAGTAATATCTATTTGTGGTGTTAGAACAGGAGTTGGAAAAAGTACTGTAACAAGATATATAGTAAAAATACTTAAAGAAATAGGTTTAAAGCCAATAGTTATAAGACATCCAATGGCTTATGGAAACCTTTTAAAAAAGAAAGTTATTAAATTTGAAAATATTGAAGATGTTTTAAAAAATGAATATTTATCTATTGAAGAAAGGGGAGAATTTTATTCACTTGTTAAAAAAGGAGCAATAGTTTATGCTGGAGTAGATTATGAAGAAGTTTTAAGAAAAGCTGAAAAAGATGGAGATATTATTATTTGGGATGGAGGAAATAATGATGTTTCTTTTATTAAATCTGATCTTTATATAACAGTAGCTGATGCAACAAGGCCAGGACAAGAAATTGAAAGTTTTCCAGGAGAAATAAATGTTAGATTATCTGATGTTATTATAATAAATAAAATTGAAAATGCAAATAAAGAATCTTTAGAAAATATTATTAAAAATATAAAATCTGTTAATAATAAAGCAGAAATAACATTAGCAAAAATGAAAGTAATAGTTGATAATCCTTTAATGATTAAAGGGAAGTCTGTTCTTGTTATAGAAGATGGTCCTACAGTTACTCATGGAGGTAAAAAATTTGGAGCAGCTTATTTAGCAGCTAAAGAATATAAAGCTAAAGAAATAGTAGACCCTAGACCATATGCTATTGGATTAATTAAAGAAGTATATAAAGAATATGCACATTTAGAAAATGTTCTTCCAGCTGTAGGATATGATGAACAACAAATAAATGATTTCTTATCTACTATAGAAAAAATACCTTGCGATTTAGTATTGTATGATATCATTACTGGAATAGGGGATATTATTTCTAAATATAAACCAGCAATAGAAGTTGAATATGAATTAATCGATATTGATAATAAATTGAAAAATATAATTATTTCTAAATTTTCTAAATAG